In Carya illinoinensis cultivar Pawnee chromosome 9, C.illinoinensisPawnee_v1, whole genome shotgun sequence, the following are encoded in one genomic region:
- the LOC122277815 gene encoding probable methyltransferase At1g29790 produces MDIQRKPGSIEEPKAKPKMGFTMGLNMLLLLAMVATNILSLYHLSSTIQTTKKPPAPVPVPDYLLHQLNTIRSTITHLTRLPPSAADSSTKAAVSTTTAPPDLLLHSQLSPIATSCHNHPGLLHRYMNYTPFSPCPPDSEELAESLILRGCHPLPRRRCFSKTPPKPTSSLSHNSFAPSLPDQNVIWHKYYCKSFSCLVRSNPKLGFNLSAEATRFMSYNDELDLPVLQLLQIAKAANSVLRLGIDVGGGTGTFAARMKLYNVTVVTTTMNLGAPYNEVVALRGLVPLHVPLQQRFPVFDGVVDLVRCGHAVNRWIPLTAMEFLLYDVDRVLRGGGYLLLDHFFSKGVDLDKLYAPLIGKLGYKKVKWATGNKANSKNAEVYLTALLQKPVSK; encoded by the coding sequence ATGGATATACAGCGAAAGCCAGGCAGCATTGAAGAGCCCAAGGCAAAGCCGAAGATGGGTTTCACCATGGGTCTCAACATGCTGCTTCTCCTGGCCATGGTGGCCACCAATATCCTCTCCCTCTACCATCTCTCCTCTACAATTCAAACCACCAAGAAGCCCCCCGCTCCAGTACCTGTCCCTGACTACCTTCTCCACCAGCTCAACACCATACGTTCCACCATCACCCACCTCACGCGCCTCCCACCCTCAGCCGCAGATTCCTCCACCAAAGCCGCCGTCTCCACCACCACTGCCCCACCGGATCTGCTCCTCCACTCTCAACTCTCTCCCATCGCCACATCTTGCCACAATCACCCTGGCCTCCTCCATCGATATATGAACTATACACCATTCTCTCCCTGCCCTCCAGATTCCGAGGAGCTCGCGGAGTCACTCATCCTGCGTGGCTGCCACCCACTCCCTCGCCGTCGGTGCTTCTCCAaaaccccaccaaaacccacgtCGTCTCTTTCCCACAACTCGTTTGCTCCTTCGCTGCCGGACCAAAACGTTATCTGGCATAAGTACTATTGCAAAAGCTTCAGCTGCCTCGTGCGCTCCAACCCAAAACTGGGTTTCAACCTCTCTGCGGAAGCCACTCGATTCATGAGCTACAACGACGAACTTGACCTCCCGGTCCTACAACTGTTGCAGATTGCCAAGGCAGCAAACTCTGTGCTCCGTCTCGGCATCGATGTCGGTGGCGGTACCGGGACTTTCGCGGCGAGAATGAAGCTTTACAATGTGACCGTCGTGACGACGACGATGAATCTCGGTGCGCCGTATAACGAGGTTGTGGCGCTGAGGGGGCTGGTGCCGCTACACGTGCCACTGCAGCAGAGGTTTCCGGTGTTCGACGGGGTGGTGGATCTGGTGCGTTGCGGCCACGCCGTGAATAGATGGATACCGTTGACGGCGATGGAGTTCTTGCTTTACGACGTTGATAGAGTGTTGAGAGGTGGAGGTTACCTGTTGTTGGATCATTTCTTTAGCAAAGGGGTGGATCTTGACAAGCTTTATGCGCCGTTGATTGGGAAATTGGGGTACAAAAAGGTGAAGTGGGCAACGGGGAATAAGGCCAATTCGAAGAACGCGGAGGTTTACTTGACCGCGCTTTTGCAGAAGCCTGTGTCAAAATGA